A genome region from Gossypium hirsutum isolate 1008001.06 chromosome A04, Gossypium_hirsutum_v2.1, whole genome shotgun sequence includes the following:
- the LOC107931218 gene encoding probable xyloglucan endotransglucosylase/hydrolase protein 32, with product MALFLSLLLILLFPSANADWPPSPGYWPSYKFRPMSFHKGFKNLWGPSHQSVNHNALTIWLDKTSGSGFKSVRPFRSGYFSASIKVQPGYTAGVITAFYLSNNEAHPGFHDEVDIEFLGTTFGKPYTLQTNVYVRGSGDGKIIGREMKFHLWFDPTQDFHHYAILWTPKEIIFLVDDVPIRRYPRKSAATFPLRPMWVYGSIWDASSWATEDGKYKADYKYQPFVAKYTNFKASGCSAYAPAWCHPVSASPFRSGGLTRQQRRAMRWVQRYHMVYNYCRDPKRNHALTPECRS from the exons ATGGCTCTCTTTCTCTCACTTCTTCTCATTCTTTTGTTTCCTTCAGCCAATGCGGACTGGCCACCTTCTCCTGGTTACTGGCCAAGCTATAAATTTAGGCCTATGAGCTTTCACAAAGGCTTTAAAAATCTCTGGGGTCCTTCCCATCAAAGTGTTAACCACAATGCATTAACCATCTGGCTTGACAAAACTTCAG GAAGTGGATTCAAATCAGTTCGTCCATTTCGATCCGGTTACTTCAGTGCCTCGATTAAGGTCCAACCTGGTTACACTGCGGGCGTTATAACAGCATTCTAT CTATCAAACAATGAAGCTCATCCAGGGTTCCATGATGAAGTGGACATAGAGTTCCTGGGAACAACATTTGGGAAGCCTTATACTTTACAAACCAATGTTTATGTAAGAGGGAGTGGGGATGGGAAAATCATTGGAAGGGAAATGAAGTTTCATCTTTGGTTTGATCCAACACAAGACTTTCATCACTATGCCATTCTTTGGACTCCTAAGGAGATCAT ATTCCTAGTGGATGATGTGCCTATAAGGAGGTATCCAAGGAAGAGTGCTGCAACATTTCCTCTAAGGCCAATGTGGGTGTATGGTTCAATATGGGATGCTTCATCATGGGCAACTGAAGATGGAAAGTACAAAGCTGAttacaaataccaaccatttgTAGCAAAGTACACCAATTTCAAAGCAAGTGGTTGCTCTGCCTATGCTCCAGCTTGGTGCCACCCGGTCTCTGCCTCTCCTTTCCGGTCGGGCGGGTTAACAAGGCAACAACGCAGAGCAATGAGATGGGTTCAAAGATACCACATGGTTTATAACTACTGCAGGGACCCCAAGAGGAACCATGCCTTAACCCCGGAGTGTCGGAGCTAG